A genomic stretch from Procambarus clarkii isolate CNS0578487 chromosome 14, FALCON_Pclarkii_2.0, whole genome shotgun sequence includes:
- the SREBP gene encoding sterol regulatory element-binding protein 1 isoform X3, with amino-acid sequence MEDDVIIPDDFEEEDLLTQMNWPDLDLVDIKDLGIDWNESDVLSQGGTGSSINQASVSAPSNTSTPTHGNNSFNTTLNGTINSSSFLCNGDSFLNSSDFQDSKVSPQHQQLQQPQQQQLVVTSVSGVRQVAHVAPRIGQTSIINVPQTLVTSSGLNQAPQLQQLLTHQQIGVHQQQNTVTHIQPRTLQLHPQLQQVKIPQSIGKRVVTTGISQVIQQPSLIQQLVIPKAETLTTTSSGQCITVPHAVLYKTAPTLTTITTPIQNFDQATVVTGIPVMLDSDRVPLARVVSSASKAMIVPQKGEKRNSHNAIEKRYRSSINDKILELKNLVAGEEAKLHKSQILKKAIDYVRYLQTQNARLRTELNTYRMRDGNQKITDLLVGPYTPPPSDISSPARSPLSDSSLPPSPKSTKLEQIPSPGTSPPYITMTPTMADSSRLLLCAMMFTVLVFNPTGFLSTHFAPSQSLSYDVPGRTILEMEPGESSFSFRSLLFSSFMVWMVNFAIIAVFLTRIFVYGEPVMRRKSTIAEHFWRHRKQADLDMAKGNYSSACQQYGLSLISIGRPLPSTLVEKVFSVMWQGIRQVLQRLYLGRWLAKHAGGLFLEPSVREEIQECMCEFSHVYHRLHKLHLMGHASDSSHLLGLYLALTAINLAECGGVAGGDMAEMLVTSALRAKESLPERCRILARVLVAQAKRRYSETDKASFSALGWLFTPSGKRFFVSHKWSYDAHRESMFSQLTDKADPLAYLLLLYREHLLERAITTLVNPGNKADDVCEENAHRRTQTSDVLEYIHLLNETYNGSGTSLGIFCRDEVCCWWGSLFEVVAHWLLGDDDQAESLYSTVENVPEALKISDDPLPMAVLYAARARRQHGHSSPSTVLRLCERAGSALSDSIHQASYKQPNSMVQSVQLIVVDWLLGVRTVVWEGECVADCDTLTVAPAHVLQGFQHDLALLRKLVQHIPGVLARVFLHEATLRMMAGASPARTQQLLDRSLRHRSNKSSVICGKDKNLNGFTGDREHATALMLACRHLPSPLLSSPGERAGMLAEAAKTLEKIGDKRRLQDCYTLMKSLGNGVSSYG; translated from the exons ATCTCCTGACGCAGATGAACTGGCCAGATCTAGACTTGGTGGacataaaggatttgggaatagatTGGAATGAAAGTGATGTTTTGTCTCAAGGAGGGACTGGGAGCAGTATAAACCAAGCGAGTGTGTCCGCCCCAAGCAACACCTCGACTCCCACTCATGGTAATAACAGCTTCAACACAACGCTCAACGGCACCATCAACAGCTCTAGCTTTCTGTGTAACGGTGATAGTTTCCTGAACAGCAGTGACTTTCAG GACTCAAAAGTATCTCCACAGCACCAACAACTGCAACAGCCGCAGCAGCAACAACTAGTGGTAACGTCAGTAAGTGGAGTTCGGCAGGTGGCACACGTTGCTCCCAGAATTGGTCAGACCTCGATTATCAATGTCCCTCAGACATTGGTGACTAGTAGTGGATTGAACCAAGCTCCACAGCTACAACAACTGCTCACCCATCAACAAATTGGTGTTCATCAGCAACAAAACACGGTTACCCACATTCAGCCTCGTACACTTCAGTTACACCCCCAACTCCAGCAAGTTAAAATACCTCAGTCTattggcaagagagttgtgaccacgGGGATTTCTCAAGTAATACAGCAGCCTTCATTGATACAACAGCTGGTGATACCCAAAGCAGAGACACTCACCACCACATCATCAGGGCAGTGCATTACCGTACCGCATGCTGTCTTGTATAAGACGGCACCCACCCTTACAACTATTACGACGCCCATTCAGAATTTTGACCAGGCTACAGTTGTCACGGGTATTCCAGTTATGTTGGATTCTGATCGTGTACCCCTGGCGAGAGTAGTTAGTTCTGCATCAAAAGCAATGATTGTGCCACAGAAGGGTGAGAAGCGAAATTCCCACAATGCTATTGAGAAGCGTTATAGAAGTTCCATTAACGACAAGATTTTGGAGCTCAAGAATCTAGTTGCAGGTGAAGAGGCAAAG CTTCACAAATCTCAAATTTTGAAAAAGGCAATTGATTACGTAAGGTACCTGCAGACTCAGAATGCTAGGTTAAGGACAGAGCTCAACACGTACCGAATGCGTGATGGAAACCAGAAGATAACTGATCTCTTAGTAGGGCCCTATACTCCTCCTCCATCGGATATTTCCTCGCCTGCTAGATCACCTCTCTCTGATTCTTCACTGCCTCCATCACCAAAATCAACAAAGTTGGAA CAGATACCATCACCTGGAACCAGTCCACCATACATAACAATGACTCCGACAATGGCGGATTCCTCCCGATTGCTGCTGTGTGCAATGATGTTCACTGTCCTCGTCTTCAACCCCACTGGTTTCTTGAGCACGCATTTTGCTCCGAGCCAGTCTCTGTCATACGACGTTCCTGGAAGAACTATTCTCGAGATGGAACCCGGAGAAA GCAGCTTTTCCTTCCGAAGCCTTCTGTTTTCTTCATTTATGGTGTGGATGGTTAATTTTGCCATCATCGCTGTATTTCTTACGAGGATATTTGTCTACGGAGAGCCAGTTATGAGGAGAAAGTCGACCATAGCTGAACATTTTTGGCGTCACCGCAAACAGGCAGATCTCGATATGGCCAAG GGTAACTATAGCAGTGCCTGTCAACAATATGGTTTATCCCTGATTTCAATTGGACGGCCCTTACCAAGTACTTTAGTAGAGAAGGTGTTTTCTGTCATGTGGCAAGGCATCCGGCAAGTTCTGCAACGCCTCTATTTGGGGCGTTGGCTTGCCAAGCATGCTGGTGGTCTTTTTCTAGAGCC GTCAGTTCGTGAAGAAATTCAGGAATGTATGTGCGAGTTTTCACACGTGTATCATAGACTGCACAAACTGCATCTCATGGGACACGCATCAGACTCTTCACATCTCCTTGGTCTCTATCTAGCCCTGACAGCCATCAACCTAGCAGAGTGTGGTGGGGTTGCGG GTGGAGACATGGCAGAAATGTTGGTAACATCTGCTCTCAGAGCTAAAGAATCTCTTCCGGAACGCTGCCGCATCTTGGCTCGTGTGTTGGTGGCACAGGCAAAACGCAGATATTCCGAGACTGACAAGGCTAGTTTTTCGGCTCTTGGCTGGTTGTTTACACCATCTGGCAAACGATTCTTTGTTTCACACAAGTGGTCGTATGATGCTCATAGAGAGTCCATGTTCAGCCAACTTACAGACAAGGCTGATCCATTGGCTTATCTGCTGCTGTTGTATAG AGAACATTTACTAGAGCGAGCAATAACAACCCTGGTGAACCCTGGCAATAAGGCAGATGATGTGTGTGAGGAAAATGCGCATCGTCGCACCCAAACTTCGGATGTATTAGAATACATCCATCTCTTGAATGAGACGTACAATGGCTCTGGAACTTCACTTGGTATTTTTTGTCGTGATGAG GTGTGCTGCTGGTGGGGTTCATTGTTTGAAGTTGTTGCACACTGGCTGCTGGGTGATGATGACCAAGCAGAATCCCTCTACTCCACAGTGGAGAATGTTCCCGAGGCTCTGAAAATTTCTGACGATCCTTTGCCAATGGCAGTGTTGTATGCTGCCAG AGCACGACGTCAGCATGGTCACAGTTCTCCGTCTACGGTCCTCCGTCTATGTGAGCGTGCTGGCTCTGCACTGAGTGACTCAATACATCAGGCTTCGTACAAGCAACCAAACTCAATGGTCCAG AGTGTTCAACTGATAGTGGTGGACTGGCTCCTTGGCGTGCGAACCGTCgtgtgggagggggagtgtgttGCCGACTGTGATACGTTGACAGTAGCACCAGCACACGTGCTTCAGGGATTCCAACATGATTTGGCCTTGCTGCGGAAACTTGTTCAGCATATTCCT GGTGTACTTGCTCGGGTATTCCTACACGAAGCAACTCTGCGAATGATGGCTGGTGCCTCACCTGCTAGAACACAACAGTTGCTGGATAGGTCACTGAGGCATAGATCCAACAAGTCATCTGTGATTTGTGGAAAAG ATAAGAACCTCAATGGTTTCACCGGCGATCGAGAACATGCTACGGCATTGATGTTGGCCTGCAGACACCTTCCATcgcctcttctttcttctccAGGTGAACGAGCAGGGATGCTGGCAGAAGCAGCCAAAACCCTTGAAAAAATAGGGGATAAAAGAAGACTTCAAGACTGTTACACTCTTATGAAGAGCCTTGGTAATGGAGTGTCTTCATATGGTTAA
- the SREBP gene encoding sterol regulatory element-binding protein 1 isoform X1, whose protein sequence is MEDDVIIPDDFEEEDLLTQMNWPDLDLVDIKDLGIDWNESDVLSQGGTGSSINQASVSAPSNTSTPTHGNNSFNTTLNGTINSSSFLCNGDSFLNSSDFQDSKVSPQHQQLQQPQQQQLVVTSVSGVRQVAHVAPRIGQTSIINVPQTLVTSSGLNQAPQLQQLLTHQQIGVHQQQNTVTHIQPRTLQLHPQLQQVKIPQSIGKRVVTTGISQVIQQPSLIQQLVIPKAETLTTTSSGQCITVPHAVLYKTAPTLTTITTPIQNFDQATVVTGIPVMLDSDRVPLARVVSSASKAMIVPQKGEKRNSHNAIEKRYRSSINDKILELKNLVAGEEAKLHKSQILKKAIDYVRYLQTQNARLRTELNTYRMRDGNQKITDLLVGPYTPPPSDISSPARSPLSDSSLPPSPKSTKLEVKDEQIPSPGTSPPYITMTPTMADSSRLLLCAMMFTVLVFNPTGFLSTHFAPSQSLSYDVPGRTILEMEPGESSFSFRSLLFSSFMVWMVNFAIIAVFLTRIFVYGEPVMRRKSTIAEHFWRHRKQADLDMAKGNYSSACQQYGLSLISIGRPLPSTLVEKVFSVMWQGIRQVLQRLYLGRWLAKHAGGLFLEPSVREEIQECMCEFSHVYHRLHKLHLMGHASDSSHLLGLYLALTAINLAECGGVAGGDMAEMLVTSALRAKESLPERCRILARVLVAQAKRRYSETDKASFSALGWLFTPSGKRFFVSHKWSYDAHRESMFSQLTDKADPLAYLLLLYREHLLERAITTLVNPGNKADDVCEENAHRRTQTSDVLEYIHLLNETYNGSGTSLGIFCRDEVCCWWGSLFEVVAHWLLGDDDQAESLYSTVENVPEALKISDDPLPMAVLYAARARRQHGHSSPSTVLRLCERAGSALSDSIHQASYKQPNSMVQSVQLIVVDWLLGVRTVVWEGECVADCDTLTVAPAHVLQGFQHDLALLRKLVQHIPGVLARVFLHEATLRMMAGASPARTQQLLDRSLRHRSNKSSVICGKDKNLNGFTGDREHATALMLACRHLPSPLLSSPGERAGMLAEAAKTLEKIGDKRRLQDCYTLMKSLGNGVSSYG, encoded by the exons ATCTCCTGACGCAGATGAACTGGCCAGATCTAGACTTGGTGGacataaaggatttgggaatagatTGGAATGAAAGTGATGTTTTGTCTCAAGGAGGGACTGGGAGCAGTATAAACCAAGCGAGTGTGTCCGCCCCAAGCAACACCTCGACTCCCACTCATGGTAATAACAGCTTCAACACAACGCTCAACGGCACCATCAACAGCTCTAGCTTTCTGTGTAACGGTGATAGTTTCCTGAACAGCAGTGACTTTCAG GACTCAAAAGTATCTCCACAGCACCAACAACTGCAACAGCCGCAGCAGCAACAACTAGTGGTAACGTCAGTAAGTGGAGTTCGGCAGGTGGCACACGTTGCTCCCAGAATTGGTCAGACCTCGATTATCAATGTCCCTCAGACATTGGTGACTAGTAGTGGATTGAACCAAGCTCCACAGCTACAACAACTGCTCACCCATCAACAAATTGGTGTTCATCAGCAACAAAACACGGTTACCCACATTCAGCCTCGTACACTTCAGTTACACCCCCAACTCCAGCAAGTTAAAATACCTCAGTCTattggcaagagagttgtgaccacgGGGATTTCTCAAGTAATACAGCAGCCTTCATTGATACAACAGCTGGTGATACCCAAAGCAGAGACACTCACCACCACATCATCAGGGCAGTGCATTACCGTACCGCATGCTGTCTTGTATAAGACGGCACCCACCCTTACAACTATTACGACGCCCATTCAGAATTTTGACCAGGCTACAGTTGTCACGGGTATTCCAGTTATGTTGGATTCTGATCGTGTACCCCTGGCGAGAGTAGTTAGTTCTGCATCAAAAGCAATGATTGTGCCACAGAAGGGTGAGAAGCGAAATTCCCACAATGCTATTGAGAAGCGTTATAGAAGTTCCATTAACGACAAGATTTTGGAGCTCAAGAATCTAGTTGCAGGTGAAGAGGCAAAG CTTCACAAATCTCAAATTTTGAAAAAGGCAATTGATTACGTAAGGTACCTGCAGACTCAGAATGCTAGGTTAAGGACAGAGCTCAACACGTACCGAATGCGTGATGGAAACCAGAAGATAACTGATCTCTTAGTAGGGCCCTATACTCCTCCTCCATCGGATATTTCCTCGCCTGCTAGATCACCTCTCTCTGATTCTTCACTGCCTCCATCACCAAAATCAACAAAGTTGGAAGTAAAAGATgag CAGATACCATCACCTGGAACCAGTCCACCATACATAACAATGACTCCGACAATGGCGGATTCCTCCCGATTGCTGCTGTGTGCAATGATGTTCACTGTCCTCGTCTTCAACCCCACTGGTTTCTTGAGCACGCATTTTGCTCCGAGCCAGTCTCTGTCATACGACGTTCCTGGAAGAACTATTCTCGAGATGGAACCCGGAGAAA GCAGCTTTTCCTTCCGAAGCCTTCTGTTTTCTTCATTTATGGTGTGGATGGTTAATTTTGCCATCATCGCTGTATTTCTTACGAGGATATTTGTCTACGGAGAGCCAGTTATGAGGAGAAAGTCGACCATAGCTGAACATTTTTGGCGTCACCGCAAACAGGCAGATCTCGATATGGCCAAG GGTAACTATAGCAGTGCCTGTCAACAATATGGTTTATCCCTGATTTCAATTGGACGGCCCTTACCAAGTACTTTAGTAGAGAAGGTGTTTTCTGTCATGTGGCAAGGCATCCGGCAAGTTCTGCAACGCCTCTATTTGGGGCGTTGGCTTGCCAAGCATGCTGGTGGTCTTTTTCTAGAGCC GTCAGTTCGTGAAGAAATTCAGGAATGTATGTGCGAGTTTTCACACGTGTATCATAGACTGCACAAACTGCATCTCATGGGACACGCATCAGACTCTTCACATCTCCTTGGTCTCTATCTAGCCCTGACAGCCATCAACCTAGCAGAGTGTGGTGGGGTTGCGG GTGGAGACATGGCAGAAATGTTGGTAACATCTGCTCTCAGAGCTAAAGAATCTCTTCCGGAACGCTGCCGCATCTTGGCTCGTGTGTTGGTGGCACAGGCAAAACGCAGATATTCCGAGACTGACAAGGCTAGTTTTTCGGCTCTTGGCTGGTTGTTTACACCATCTGGCAAACGATTCTTTGTTTCACACAAGTGGTCGTATGATGCTCATAGAGAGTCCATGTTCAGCCAACTTACAGACAAGGCTGATCCATTGGCTTATCTGCTGCTGTTGTATAG AGAACATTTACTAGAGCGAGCAATAACAACCCTGGTGAACCCTGGCAATAAGGCAGATGATGTGTGTGAGGAAAATGCGCATCGTCGCACCCAAACTTCGGATGTATTAGAATACATCCATCTCTTGAATGAGACGTACAATGGCTCTGGAACTTCACTTGGTATTTTTTGTCGTGATGAG GTGTGCTGCTGGTGGGGTTCATTGTTTGAAGTTGTTGCACACTGGCTGCTGGGTGATGATGACCAAGCAGAATCCCTCTACTCCACAGTGGAGAATGTTCCCGAGGCTCTGAAAATTTCTGACGATCCTTTGCCAATGGCAGTGTTGTATGCTGCCAG AGCACGACGTCAGCATGGTCACAGTTCTCCGTCTACGGTCCTCCGTCTATGTGAGCGTGCTGGCTCTGCACTGAGTGACTCAATACATCAGGCTTCGTACAAGCAACCAAACTCAATGGTCCAG AGTGTTCAACTGATAGTGGTGGACTGGCTCCTTGGCGTGCGAACCGTCgtgtgggagggggagtgtgttGCCGACTGTGATACGTTGACAGTAGCACCAGCACACGTGCTTCAGGGATTCCAACATGATTTGGCCTTGCTGCGGAAACTTGTTCAGCATATTCCT GGTGTACTTGCTCGGGTATTCCTACACGAAGCAACTCTGCGAATGATGGCTGGTGCCTCACCTGCTAGAACACAACAGTTGCTGGATAGGTCACTGAGGCATAGATCCAACAAGTCATCTGTGATTTGTGGAAAAG ATAAGAACCTCAATGGTTTCACCGGCGATCGAGAACATGCTACGGCATTGATGTTGGCCTGCAGACACCTTCCATcgcctcttctttcttctccAGGTGAACGAGCAGGGATGCTGGCAGAAGCAGCCAAAACCCTTGAAAAAATAGGGGATAAAAGAAGACTTCAAGACTGTTACACTCTTATGAAGAGCCTTGGTAATGGAGTGTCTTCATATGGTTAA
- the SREBP gene encoding sterol regulatory element-binding protein 1 isoform X4 gives MEDDVIIPDDFEEEDLLTQMNWPDLDLVDIKDLGIDWNESDVLSQGGTGSSINQASVSAPSNTSTPTHGNNSFNTTLNGTINSSSFLCNGDSFLNSSDFQDSKVSPQHQQLQQPQQQQLVVTSVSGVRQVAHVAPRIGQTSIINVPQTLVTSSGLNQAPQLQQLLTHQQIGVHQQQNTVTHIQPRTLQLHPQLQQVKIPQSIGKRVVTTGISQVIQQPSLIQQLVIPKAETLTTTSSGQCITVPHAVLYKTAPTLTTITTPIQNFDQATVVTGIPVMLDSDRVPLARVVSSASKAMIVPQKGEKRNSHNAIEKRYRSSINDKILELKNLVAGEEAKLHKSQILKKAIDYVRYLQTQNARLRTELNTYRMRDGNQKITDLLVGPYTPPPSDISSPARSPLSDSSLPPSPKSTKLEIPSPGTSPPYITMTPTMADSSRLLLCAMMFTVLVFNPTGFLSTHFAPSQSLSYDVPGRTILEMEPGESSFSFRSLLFSSFMVWMVNFAIIAVFLTRIFVYGEPVMRRKSTIAEHFWRHRKQADLDMAKGNYSSACQQYGLSLISIGRPLPSTLVEKVFSVMWQGIRQVLQRLYLGRWLAKHAGGLFLEPSVREEIQECMCEFSHVYHRLHKLHLMGHASDSSHLLGLYLALTAINLAECGGVAGGDMAEMLVTSALRAKESLPERCRILARVLVAQAKRRYSETDKASFSALGWLFTPSGKRFFVSHKWSYDAHRESMFSQLTDKADPLAYLLLLYREHLLERAITTLVNPGNKADDVCEENAHRRTQTSDVLEYIHLLNETYNGSGTSLGIFCRDEVCCWWGSLFEVVAHWLLGDDDQAESLYSTVENVPEALKISDDPLPMAVLYAARARRQHGHSSPSTVLRLCERAGSALSDSIHQASYKQPNSMVQSVQLIVVDWLLGVRTVVWEGECVADCDTLTVAPAHVLQGFQHDLALLRKLVQHIPGVLARVFLHEATLRMMAGASPARTQQLLDRSLRHRSNKSSVICGKDKNLNGFTGDREHATALMLACRHLPSPLLSSPGERAGMLAEAAKTLEKIGDKRRLQDCYTLMKSLGNGVSSYG, from the exons ATCTCCTGACGCAGATGAACTGGCCAGATCTAGACTTGGTGGacataaaggatttgggaatagatTGGAATGAAAGTGATGTTTTGTCTCAAGGAGGGACTGGGAGCAGTATAAACCAAGCGAGTGTGTCCGCCCCAAGCAACACCTCGACTCCCACTCATGGTAATAACAGCTTCAACACAACGCTCAACGGCACCATCAACAGCTCTAGCTTTCTGTGTAACGGTGATAGTTTCCTGAACAGCAGTGACTTTCAG GACTCAAAAGTATCTCCACAGCACCAACAACTGCAACAGCCGCAGCAGCAACAACTAGTGGTAACGTCAGTAAGTGGAGTTCGGCAGGTGGCACACGTTGCTCCCAGAATTGGTCAGACCTCGATTATCAATGTCCCTCAGACATTGGTGACTAGTAGTGGATTGAACCAAGCTCCACAGCTACAACAACTGCTCACCCATCAACAAATTGGTGTTCATCAGCAACAAAACACGGTTACCCACATTCAGCCTCGTACACTTCAGTTACACCCCCAACTCCAGCAAGTTAAAATACCTCAGTCTattggcaagagagttgtgaccacgGGGATTTCTCAAGTAATACAGCAGCCTTCATTGATACAACAGCTGGTGATACCCAAAGCAGAGACACTCACCACCACATCATCAGGGCAGTGCATTACCGTACCGCATGCTGTCTTGTATAAGACGGCACCCACCCTTACAACTATTACGACGCCCATTCAGAATTTTGACCAGGCTACAGTTGTCACGGGTATTCCAGTTATGTTGGATTCTGATCGTGTACCCCTGGCGAGAGTAGTTAGTTCTGCATCAAAAGCAATGATTGTGCCACAGAAGGGTGAGAAGCGAAATTCCCACAATGCTATTGAGAAGCGTTATAGAAGTTCCATTAACGACAAGATTTTGGAGCTCAAGAATCTAGTTGCAGGTGAAGAGGCAAAG CTTCACAAATCTCAAATTTTGAAAAAGGCAATTGATTACGTAAGGTACCTGCAGACTCAGAATGCTAGGTTAAGGACAGAGCTCAACACGTACCGAATGCGTGATGGAAACCAGAAGATAACTGATCTCTTAGTAGGGCCCTATACTCCTCCTCCATCGGATATTTCCTCGCCTGCTAGATCACCTCTCTCTGATTCTTCACTGCCTCCATCACCAAAATCAACAAAGTTGGAA ATACCATCACCTGGAACCAGTCCACCATACATAACAATGACTCCGACAATGGCGGATTCCTCCCGATTGCTGCTGTGTGCAATGATGTTCACTGTCCTCGTCTTCAACCCCACTGGTTTCTTGAGCACGCATTTTGCTCCGAGCCAGTCTCTGTCATACGACGTTCCTGGAAGAACTATTCTCGAGATGGAACCCGGAGAAA GCAGCTTTTCCTTCCGAAGCCTTCTGTTTTCTTCATTTATGGTGTGGATGGTTAATTTTGCCATCATCGCTGTATTTCTTACGAGGATATTTGTCTACGGAGAGCCAGTTATGAGGAGAAAGTCGACCATAGCTGAACATTTTTGGCGTCACCGCAAACAGGCAGATCTCGATATGGCCAAG GGTAACTATAGCAGTGCCTGTCAACAATATGGTTTATCCCTGATTTCAATTGGACGGCCCTTACCAAGTACTTTAGTAGAGAAGGTGTTTTCTGTCATGTGGCAAGGCATCCGGCAAGTTCTGCAACGCCTCTATTTGGGGCGTTGGCTTGCCAAGCATGCTGGTGGTCTTTTTCTAGAGCC GTCAGTTCGTGAAGAAATTCAGGAATGTATGTGCGAGTTTTCACACGTGTATCATAGACTGCACAAACTGCATCTCATGGGACACGCATCAGACTCTTCACATCTCCTTGGTCTCTATCTAGCCCTGACAGCCATCAACCTAGCAGAGTGTGGTGGGGTTGCGG GTGGAGACATGGCAGAAATGTTGGTAACATCTGCTCTCAGAGCTAAAGAATCTCTTCCGGAACGCTGCCGCATCTTGGCTCGTGTGTTGGTGGCACAGGCAAAACGCAGATATTCCGAGACTGACAAGGCTAGTTTTTCGGCTCTTGGCTGGTTGTTTACACCATCTGGCAAACGATTCTTTGTTTCACACAAGTGGTCGTATGATGCTCATAGAGAGTCCATGTTCAGCCAACTTACAGACAAGGCTGATCCATTGGCTTATCTGCTGCTGTTGTATAG AGAACATTTACTAGAGCGAGCAATAACAACCCTGGTGAACCCTGGCAATAAGGCAGATGATGTGTGTGAGGAAAATGCGCATCGTCGCACCCAAACTTCGGATGTATTAGAATACATCCATCTCTTGAATGAGACGTACAATGGCTCTGGAACTTCACTTGGTATTTTTTGTCGTGATGAG GTGTGCTGCTGGTGGGGTTCATTGTTTGAAGTTGTTGCACACTGGCTGCTGGGTGATGATGACCAAGCAGAATCCCTCTACTCCACAGTGGAGAATGTTCCCGAGGCTCTGAAAATTTCTGACGATCCTTTGCCAATGGCAGTGTTGTATGCTGCCAG AGCACGACGTCAGCATGGTCACAGTTCTCCGTCTACGGTCCTCCGTCTATGTGAGCGTGCTGGCTCTGCACTGAGTGACTCAATACATCAGGCTTCGTACAAGCAACCAAACTCAATGGTCCAG AGTGTTCAACTGATAGTGGTGGACTGGCTCCTTGGCGTGCGAACCGTCgtgtgggagggggagtgtgttGCCGACTGTGATACGTTGACAGTAGCACCAGCACACGTGCTTCAGGGATTCCAACATGATTTGGCCTTGCTGCGGAAACTTGTTCAGCATATTCCT GGTGTACTTGCTCGGGTATTCCTACACGAAGCAACTCTGCGAATGATGGCTGGTGCCTCACCTGCTAGAACACAACAGTTGCTGGATAGGTCACTGAGGCATAGATCCAACAAGTCATCTGTGATTTGTGGAAAAG ATAAGAACCTCAATGGTTTCACCGGCGATCGAGAACATGCTACGGCATTGATGTTGGCCTGCAGACACCTTCCATcgcctcttctttcttctccAGGTGAACGAGCAGGGATGCTGGCAGAAGCAGCCAAAACCCTTGAAAAAATAGGGGATAAAAGAAGACTTCAAGACTGTTACACTCTTATGAAGAGCCTTGGTAATGGAGTGTCTTCATATGGTTAA